One Phoenix dactylifera cultivar Barhee BC4 chromosome 14, palm_55x_up_171113_PBpolish2nd_filt_p, whole genome shotgun sequence DNA window includes the following coding sequences:
- the LOC120113003 gene encoding coiled-coil domain-containing protein 96-like — protein MRRSFDRSTMAPLSCSHHLRTAAVRVGTSKAQAGLAKIIAIISTVPPPPIERRGGNSEAARAGGLGFGIDLNLRLGPPPEIGAGAGGSSGNDEEEEEEEGGDPTAQSVVVADDVAERAESGEESTVEKGSGRAPRAVEESRAISPAGRSSEGECDPEEESRKEAAEGAKESSGITTAPSRKADDGDEEEEAVVEVVKKERDEEAKETKGGGAGEGRDEAGRNPRKGNGSGGYLDLLLEAVRQVSGGLFDEEPAKEKEETADAEEERPSKRRAAGVAQGSKRRGAGWLPFDLYVDSAPIVRSKRGRNQALPSRYRDSVLDPWRKLPTVTRHRRAARP, from the coding sequence ATGAGAAGAAGCTTCGATCGGTCGACGATGGCGCCGCTTTCTTGTTCTCACCACCTCCGGACCGCTGCGGTGCGCGTCGGTACCTCTAAGGCCCAGGCCGGTCTGGCCAAGATCATCGCCATCATCTCCACCGTCCCTCCTCCACCAATCGAGCGCCGCGGCGGTAATTCCGAGGCGGCGCGTGCGGGAGGGCTAGGGTTCGGCATCGATTTGAACCTCAGATTGGGCCCACCGCCGGAGATCGGAGCAGGAGCAGGAGGATCGTCGGGGaacgacgaggaggaggaggaggaggagggtgggGACCCCACCGCGCAGAGCGTCGTGGTTGCCGATGATGTTGCCGAGCGAGCGGAGTCCGGGGAGGAGTCGACGGTGGAGAAGGGCTCGGGGAGGGCCCCGCGTGCGGTGGAGGAGAGCCGCGCCATCTCCCCGGCGGGGAGGAGCTCCGAAGGCGAATGCGATCCGGAGGAGGAAAGCCGGAAGGAAGCGGCGGAAGGAGCCAAAGAATCATCCGGGATCACGACTGCTCCATCGAGGAAAGCGGACGACGGCgacgaagaggaggaggcggtGGTGGAGGTCGTCaagaaagaacgggacgaagaGGCGAAAGAAACCAAAGGCGGCGGCGCCGGAGAAGGACGGGATGAAGCGGGTAGGAATCCTAGGAAGGGCAACGGAAGCGGGGGTTATCTGGACCTGCTCCTGGAGGCAGTGCGGCAGGTCTCCGGCGGGTTGTTCGACGAGGAGCcggcgaaggagaaggaggagacggCGGACGCGGAGGAGGAGAGGCCGTCGAAGAGAAGAGCGGCGGGGGTGGCGCAAGGCTCGAAGAGGAGAGGGGCAGGGTGGCTGCCGTTCGATCTGTACGTGGATTCGGCCCCCATCGTCCGATCGAAGCGCGGGCGGAACCAGGCGCTGCCGTCGCGTTACCGGGACTCCGTCCTCGACCCGTGGCGGAAGCTGCCGACGGTGACCCGCCACCGTCGGGCGGCGAGACCCTGA